Proteins encoded within one genomic window of Bacillus sp. F19:
- the prfB gene encoding peptide chain release factor 2 (programmed frameshift), whose translation MELAEIRNELEKMAKKLAAFRGSLDLDRKQARIDELDEMMSHPNFWDNQNEAQTVINESNSLKEAVNQFNEMNETYENLEVTHELLKEEPDAELHAELENEVVELTTAMNEFELQLLLNEPHDKNNAILELHPGAGGTESQDWGSMLLRMYTRWGEKKGFKVETLDYLPGDEAGIKSVTLLFKGHNAYGYLKAEKGVHRLVRISPFDASGRRHTSFVSCEVMPEFNDEIDIDIRTEDLKIDTYRASGAGGQHINTTDSAVRITHIPTNTVVTCQTERSQIKNRERAMKMLQAKLYQLKLDEQQAELDEIRGEQKEIGWGSQIRSYVFHPYSLVKDHRTSTESGNVQGVMDGELDPFIDAYLRSKLS comes from the exons ATGGAATTAGCAGAAATCCGGAACGAACTTGAAAAAATGGCTAAGAAATTAGCGGCTTTTAGGGGGTCTCTT GACCTCGACCGCAAACAGGCTCGTATTGATGAGCTAGATGAAATGATGTCCCATCCGAATTTCTGGGATAATCAAAATGAAGCACAGACCGTTATTAATGAAAGCAATTCTTTAAAAGAAGCGGTTAACCAATTCAATGAAATGAACGAAACATATGAGAATCTTGAAGTGACGCATGAGCTTTTAAAAGAAGAGCCGGATGCTGAGCTTCACGCTGAGCTTGAAAATGAAGTAGTTGAGCTGACTACGGCTATGAATGAATTTGAGCTTCAGCTTCTATTAAACGAGCCTCATGATAAAAATAATGCGATTCTTGAGCTTCATCCAGGAGCTGGCGGCACGGAGTCACAGGACTGGGGTTCCATGCTGCTCCGCATGTATACTCGCTGGGGCGAAAAGAAAGGCTTCAAGGTAGAAACTCTTGATTATCTGCCTGGAGACGAAGCAGGCATTAAGAGTGTCACGCTTCTTTTCAAAGGACATAACGCATACGGTTACTTGAAAGCTGAAAAAGGTGTTCACCGTCTTGTCCGTATTTCACCATTCGATGCTTCAGGCCGCCGTCATACATCGTTTGTATCATGCGAAGTTATGCCTGAATTCAATGATGAAATCGACATCGATATCCGCACAGAGGACCTGAAAATTGATACGTACCGTGCGAGCGGTGCCGGCGGTCAGCATATCAATACAACTGACTCCGCTGTCCGTATCACGCATATTCCAACCAATACGGTTGTAACATGCCAAACGGAGCGCTCACAGATCAAAAACCGTGAGAGAGCCATGAAAATGCTTCAAGCGAAGCTCTATCAGCTGAAGCTTGATGAGCAGCAGGCAGAGCTTGATGAAATCCGCGGCGAGCAAAAAGAAATCGGCTGGGGATCTCAAATCCGTTCTTACGTATTCCACCCGTACTCACTTGTAAAAGATCACCGCACAAGTACGGAGAGCGGTAACGTTCAAGGCGTCATGGACGGCGAATTAGATCCATTTATTGATGCATATTTGCGTTCTAAACTTTCATAA
- the secA gene encoding preprotein translocase subunit SecA, giving the protein MLGILNKVFDFNKRALNKYEKMANQIESLASDIEKLSDEDLKGKTQEFKGRIAKGESVDDLLTEAFAVVREAAKRVLGLYPYPVQLMGGIALHDGNISEMKTGEGKTLTSTMPVYLNALSGKGVHVVTVNEYLASRDAVEMGKLYEFLGLTVGLNTNGLSKEEKRAAYAADVTYSTNNELGFDYLRDNMVLYKEQMVQRPLHYAVIDEVDSILIDEARTPLIISGSAAKSTMLYVQANGFVRSLKRDEDYTFDEKTKGVQLTEDGMSKAEKAFQIENLFDLTHVSLNHHINMALRAHVVMHNDVDYVVEDGQVVIVDQFTGRLMKGRRYSDGLHQAIEAKEGLEIQNESMTLATITFQNYFRMYEKLSGMTGTAKTEEEEFRNIYNMQVVAIPTNRDVVRDDRADLVYRSMEGKFKAVVDDVTTRYFAGQPVLVGTVAVETSELISKLLKKKGVPHNVLNAKNHEREAEIIENAGHQGSVTIATNMAGRGTDIKLGPGVIELGGLAVIGTERHESRRIDNQLRGRSGRQGDPGVTQFYLSMEDELMRRFGSENMMAMMDRLGMDDSQPIQSKIVTRAVESAQKRVEGNNFDARKQLLQYDDVLRQQREVIYKQRFDVIDSENLRSIVESMVTSTVERVVAMYTPKDEVPEEWNLEGLLDYLNANLLEEGTFTVNDFKGKESEEITELVLEKTKVRYSEKEEAFGEEQMREFEKVILLRAVDTKWMDHIDAMDQLRQGIHLRAYGQTDPLREYQMEGFAMFENMIASIEEDAAKYIMKAEIRNNLEREEVAKPQQAVHLKEGDEAPKKKPVKKQMEIGRNEACVCGSGKKYKNCCGM; this is encoded by the coding sequence ATGCTTGGAATCTTAAATAAGGTGTTCGATTTTAACAAACGTGCATTAAATAAATATGAAAAAATGGCTAATCAAATAGAGTCTTTAGCATCAGACATTGAAAAGCTTTCTGATGAAGATCTAAAGGGGAAAACACAGGAGTTTAAAGGCCGCATTGCAAAAGGTGAGAGCGTTGATGACCTTTTGACTGAGGCTTTTGCTGTAGTCCGTGAAGCTGCAAAGCGTGTTCTTGGCTTATACCCTTATCCGGTTCAGCTTATGGGGGGTATCGCGCTTCATGATGGCAATATCTCTGAGATGAAGACAGGGGAAGGTAAAACGCTGACGTCCACAATGCCTGTTTATCTGAATGCTCTTTCTGGAAAAGGCGTTCATGTTGTAACAGTCAATGAATACTTGGCAAGCCGTGATGCTGTTGAAATGGGCAAGCTGTATGAGTTCCTTGGTTTAACAGTAGGCTTAAATACGAACGGCCTTTCAAAAGAAGAAAAGCGCGCTGCTTATGCGGCTGATGTAACTTATTCTACTAATAATGAATTAGGATTTGACTACTTGCGCGATAACATGGTGCTTTACAAAGAGCAGATGGTTCAGCGTCCGCTTCACTATGCTGTAATCGATGAAGTTGACTCCATCTTAATTGACGAAGCGCGTACGCCGCTTATCATCTCCGGTTCTGCTGCAAAGTCAACGATGCTTTATGTGCAGGCAAACGGTTTTGTGCGTTCTCTTAAACGTGACGAGGATTACACGTTTGATGAAAAAACAAAAGGTGTTCAGCTGACAGAAGACGGTATGTCTAAAGCTGAAAAAGCATTTCAAATTGAAAACCTTTTTGATCTTACACATGTTTCATTAAATCATCATATTAATATGGCATTAAGAGCACATGTTGTGATGCACAATGATGTTGACTACGTAGTTGAAGACGGTCAGGTTGTCATCGTTGACCAGTTTACAGGCCGTTTAATGAAAGGCCGCCGCTACAGCGATGGTCTTCACCAGGCAATTGAGGCAAAAGAGGGTCTTGAGATACAAAATGAAAGCATGACGCTTGCAACGATTACGTTCCAGAACTACTTCCGCATGTACGAGAAGCTTTCTGGTATGACGGGTACAGCGAAAACGGAAGAAGAGGAATTCCGCAACATTTACAACATGCAGGTAGTAGCGATTCCTACTAACCGTGATGTTGTCCGTGATGATCGCGCTGACCTTGTATACCGTTCAATGGAAGGCAAGTTCAAAGCGGTTGTGGATGATGTAACGACGCGTTATTTTGCCGGTCAGCCGGTATTGGTTGGTACGGTTGCTGTTGAAACGTCAGAGCTTATTTCAAAGCTTTTGAAGAAAAAAGGCGTTCCGCATAACGTTCTGAATGCGAAGAACCATGAGCGGGAAGCTGAAATTATCGAGAATGCCGGTCACCAAGGTTCCGTTACAATCGCAACGAACATGGCTGGACGCGGTACGGATATTAAGCTTGGACCTGGTGTTATAGAGCTTGGCGGTTTAGCTGTTATCGGTACAGAACGCCACGAATCACGCCGAATTGATAATCAGCTTCGCGGACGTTCAGGACGTCAGGGAGATCCTGGTGTGACTCAATTCTACCTTTCAATGGAAGATGAATTAATGAGACGCTTCGGTTCTGAGAATATGATGGCGATGATGGATCGTCTCGGAATGGATGATTCACAGCCGATTCAAAGTAAAATTGTTACACGTGCGGTTGAATCTGCCCAAAAACGTGTTGAGGGCAATAACTTTGATGCACGTAAACAGCTTCTGCAATATGACGATGTTCTCCGACAGCAGCGTGAAGTCATTTACAAGCAGCGCTTTGATGTCATCGATTCAGAAAATCTTCGCAGCATCGTAGAAAGCATGGTTACATCAACAGTTGAGCGCGTTGTTGCCATGTACACTCCTAAGGACGAGGTTCCTGAGGAATGGAATCTTGAAGGATTGCTTGATTATCTCAACGCCAATCTTCTTGAAGAGGGTACCTTCACGGTAAATGATTTCAAAGGGAAAGAATCTGAAGAAATCACTGAGCTTGTGTTAGAGAAAACAAAAGTACGCTACAGCGAAAAAGAAGAAGCGTTCGGCGAAGAGCAGATGCGCGAATTCGAAAAAGTGATACTGCTTCGCGCGGTTGATACGAAATGGATGGATCATATTGATGCAATGGATCAATTGCGTCAAGGTATTCACCTTCGCGCTTACGGACAGACAGATCCGCTTCGCGAGTATCAAATGGAAGGCTTTGCGATGTTTGAAAACATGATTGCATCGATTGAAGAAGATGCTGCAAAATATATCATGAAAGCAGAAATCCGCAACAACCTTGAGCGCGAGGAAGTTGCAAAACCACAGCAGGCCGTTCACCTGAAAGAGGGAGACGAGGCGCCTAAGAAAAAACCTGTTAAAAAGCAGATGGAAATTGGCCGAAATGAAGCATGTGTATGCGGAAGCGGCAAAAAATACAAAAACTGCTGCGGGATGTAA
- the raiA gene encoding ribosome-associated translation inhibitor RaiA, with protein MNYNVRGENIEVTPALREYVEKKIGKLERYFEDSIDANVNVNLKFYNDQESKIEVTIPMTNLVLRAEEYNEDMYAAIDLVTNKLERQIRKHKTKVNRKLREQGSAKFMFTNGAVEAEGEQAQPPMQEEDDSIEVVRTKRFNLKPMDSEEAILQMNMLGHNFFVFTNAETNSTNVVYQRKDGKYAIIEPTE; from the coding sequence TTGAATTATAACGTCAGAGGCGAAAACATTGAGGTAACTCCAGCTTTAAGAGAGTATGTCGAGAAGAAAATCGGCAAGCTAGAACGCTATTTTGAAGATTCAATCGATGCAAACGTAAATGTAAATTTAAAATTCTACAATGATCAAGAATCAAAGATTGAAGTAACGATTCCAATGACCAATTTAGTGTTGCGTGCTGAGGAATACAATGAGGATATGTACGCTGCCATCGATCTTGTGACAAATAAGCTTGAGCGTCAAATCCGTAAACATAAAACGAAAGTAAACCGAAAATTGCGCGAGCAGGGTTCAGCAAAATTCATGTTCACAAATGGGGCAGTTGAGGCAGAGGGTGAACAGGCTCAGCCGCCGATGCAGGAAGAAGATGACTCCATCGAAGTTGTCCGCACGAAGCGCTTTAACTTAAAGCCAATGGACAGTGAGGAAGCGATTCTTCAAATGAACATGCTGGGCCATAACTTTTTTGTTTTCACAAATGCTGAAACGAATTCTACTAATGTGGTTTATCAGCGTAAAGACGGCAAATATGCAATTATTGAACCAACTGAATAA
- a CDS encoding flagellar protein FliT — MSEVNKLHQLTKQLLSEVNGEPDKDMRDSHIVNIQEWIEQRDSLINQLKPPYNHEEKQLGKEITEWNAIIHDKLNLLKQEIINDITYLKVQKASNQKYANPYQCTSVDGMYYDKRK, encoded by the coding sequence GTGAGTGAAGTAAACAAACTGCATCAGCTTACAAAGCAACTGCTGTCAGAAGTAAACGGTGAACCAGATAAAGACATGAGAGACAGCCACATCGTTAATATCCAGGAGTGGATTGAGCAGCGTGACAGCCTGATCAACCAGCTAAAGCCTCCGTACAATCATGAGGAAAAACAGCTTGGCAAAGAAATTACCGAATGGAACGCTATTATTCATGACAAGCTGAATCTGCTGAAGCAGGAAATAATAAACGATATTACCTATCTCAAGGTTCAAAAAGCATCGAATCAAAAATACGCCAATCCATATCAGTGCACTTCAGTCGACGGCATGTACTATGATAAACGCAAATAA
- the fliS gene encoding flagellar export chaperone FliS, with protein MALNNPYQAYQQNSVSTVSPGELTLMLYNGCLKFIKQARQAIQLKNTQEKNLNLQKAQRIIQELMITLNPKAAVSESMMSMYKYMNRRLVEANISNDLAILAEVEEYVTEFRDSWKQVIQSARKQQFGQGGQV; from the coding sequence ATGGCACTTAACAACCCTTATCAAGCGTATCAGCAAAATTCTGTGAGTACAGTTTCACCTGGCGAATTAACGCTGATGCTTTATAATGGCTGTCTTAAGTTTATCAAGCAGGCACGCCAGGCAATTCAGCTGAAAAACACGCAAGAGAAGAACCTCAATCTTCAAAAAGCACAGCGGATTATTCAGGAGCTGATGATTACGTTAAATCCTAAAGCTGCTGTATCTGAATCTATGATGTCGATGTATAAATATATGAATCGCCGTTTAGTAGAAGCCAATATTTCAAACGACTTGGCTATTCTTGCTGAAGTGGAAGAGTATGTAACGGAGTTTCGCGATTCTTGGAAGCAAGTGATTCAATCGGCCCGCAAGCAGCAGTTCGGACAAGGCGGTCAAGTCTAG